A single genomic interval of Lactococcus sp. S-13 harbors:
- the thrC gene encoding threonine synthase, whose protein sequence is MAIFYQSTRDKSNQKTASQAILQGLAEDGGLFVPVDFPKLALDFEQLKNATYQEIAELVLQTFFDDFSKAEIHDMVKAAYGDNFDDPEIAPVKQVGQHYLLELFHGETIAFKDMALSILPYLMTQAAKKNGVTNEIVILTATSGDTGKAAMAGFADVEQTKIIVFYPKNGVSPIQERQMVTQQGDNVHVVAIDGNFDQAQTAVKAMFNEADLRDKMAKNGKQFSSANSMNIGRLIPQVAYYIYAYAQLVKKNQIENGESVNFSVPTGNFGNILAAYYAKKLGLPIRKLICASNKNNVLTDFFKTGRYDKNREFFVTSSPSMDILVSSNLERLIFELTDENDQTTGQLLTALSTEGQYQLTEKMLEKLTDFIADWADESEISKEIQETFSKNHYVLDPHTAVASSVYHKLAPEGKTVVVSTASPYKFPQVVLNALSSTAVASDDFAAVKALEELSETPLPRAVKSIEKAEVLHQTTVEVSQMQSEVERYLGLK, encoded by the coding sequence ATGGCCATTTTCTACCAATCAACACGAGATAAATCAAATCAAAAAACAGCATCTCAAGCAATTTTGCAGGGACTTGCCGAAGATGGCGGGCTTTTTGTCCCAGTTGACTTCCCTAAACTGGCCCTTGATTTTGAGCAACTCAAAAATGCGACCTATCAAGAAATTGCTGAATTAGTCTTGCAAACCTTTTTTGACGATTTTTCTAAGGCGGAAATTCATGACATGGTCAAAGCAGCCTATGGTGACAACTTTGACGACCCAGAAATTGCCCCAGTCAAACAAGTTGGTCAGCATTACCTACTCGAGCTTTTTCATGGCGAAACGATCGCTTTTAAAGACATGGCCTTGTCTATCTTGCCTTATTTAATGACGCAAGCTGCCAAGAAAAATGGCGTTACCAATGAAATTGTCATCTTGACAGCCACATCAGGAGATACAGGAAAAGCAGCAATGGCAGGCTTTGCCGACGTTGAACAGACCAAAATCATCGTTTTCTATCCCAAAAATGGTGTCAGCCCCATTCAAGAGCGTCAAATGGTGACCCAACAAGGCGATAATGTCCATGTTGTTGCCATTGACGGCAACTTTGACCAAGCGCAAACAGCAGTAAAAGCCATGTTTAATGAAGCTGATTTACGAGATAAAATGGCTAAAAATGGCAAACAATTTTCGTCAGCAAATTCGATGAATATTGGTAGATTGATTCCGCAGGTCGCCTACTACATCTACGCTTACGCCCAATTGGTCAAGAAAAATCAGATTGAAAATGGTGAAAGTGTGAACTTTTCTGTCCCCACAGGAAACTTTGGCAATATTTTAGCAGCTTATTACGCCAAAAAATTAGGCCTGCCCATCCGCAAATTGATTTGTGCCTCAAACAAGAACAATGTGTTGACTGACTTTTTTAAAACAGGTCGCTATGACAAAAATCGTGAATTTTTTGTGACTAGCTCGCCTTCAATGGACATTCTCGTGTCTTCAAATCTTGAACGTTTAATCTTCGAACTCACTGACGAAAATGACCAAACCACAGGGCAATTACTGACGGCACTCTCAACTGAAGGTCAGTACCAATTAACTGAAAAAATGCTCGAAAAATTAACTGATTTCATCGCAGATTGGGCTGACGAATCAGAAATCTCCAAAGAAATCCAAGAAACTTTTAGCAAAAATCACTATGTCCTTGACCCACACACCGCAGTAGCAAGTTCTGTTTACCACAAGCTCGCTCCTGAAGGAAAAACAGTCGTGGTCAGCACAGCTAGCCCATACAAATTTCCCCAAGTCGTGTTGAACGCCTTGAGCAGCACTGCCGTAGCGTCAGACGATTTTGCAGCCGTTAAAGCCTTAGAAGAGCTCAGCGAAACACCTTTGCCACGAGCCGTCAAAAGTATCGAAAAAGCAGAAGTTTTGCATCAAACCACCGTTGAAGTCAGCCAAATGCAAAGCGAAGTTGAGCGCTACCTCGGACTGAAATGA
- the nusG gene encoding transcription termination/antitermination protein NusG — MAEENLVSFDQGWFVIQTYSGYERKVKEDLLDRAELYNMADKILRVEIPTETIRTEVNGKMKDVEENLFPGYVLVEMNMTDEAWFIVRNTPNVTGFVGSHGNRSKPTPLFEQEIQDILVGMGKVVREIDFEVFVGKRVRIVDGAFSGFEAPITEIHGDKLTLTVDMFGRATPVELDMHQIEEIKA, encoded by the coding sequence ATGGCAGAAGAAAATTTGGTAAGTTTTGACCAAGGTTGGTTCGTTATCCAAACTTACTCAGGCTACGAACGTAAAGTAAAAGAAGATTTGCTTGATCGTGCTGAACTTTACAACATGGCAGACAAGATTTTGCGCGTGGAAATTCCCACAGAAACCATCCGTACAGAAGTTAACGGCAAGATGAAAGATGTTGAAGAAAATCTCTTTCCAGGTTATGTGTTAGTTGAAATGAACATGACTGATGAGGCGTGGTTTATCGTCCGTAATACGCCAAACGTTACTGGATTCGTGGGCTCACACGGTAACCGTTCAAAACCAACTCCACTTTTCGAACAAGAAATTCAAGATATTTTGGTTGGCATGGGCAAAGTTGTTCGTGAAATTGACTTTGAAGTTTTCGTTGGCAAACGCGTGCGTATTGTGGACGGCGCCTTCTCTGGCTTTGAAGCTCCAATTACAGAAATTCACGGTGATAAATTGACCTTGACTGTTGATATGTTTGGTCGTGCAACACCAGTTGAGTTGGATATGCACCAAATCGAAGAAATCAAAGCATAA
- the mscL gene encoding large-conductance mechanosensitive channel protein MscL, whose amino-acid sequence MLKEFKSFILRGNVLDLAVGVIIGAAFTALVKSLVDNLINPLIGMFVQSTALAHLSVTIGKTKFTYGAFLNDVINFVITAFVIFILIKSINKLFPKKEEVVEEKVDEELETLREIRDLLKK is encoded by the coding sequence ATGTTAAAAGAATTTAAGAGCTTTATTCTGCGTGGGAACGTCTTAGACTTGGCTGTTGGGGTAATTATTGGTGCAGCTTTTACTGCTCTGGTCAAATCTTTAGTGGATAATCTAATCAATCCCTTGATCGGAATGTTTGTACAAAGCACTGCACTGGCACATCTTTCTGTGACTATTGGTAAAACTAAATTTACTTATGGTGCTTTTTTGAATGATGTCATTAACTTTGTTATTACTGCTTTTGTCATTTTCATTCTTATTAAGTCTATCAACAAACTCTTTCCCAAAAAGGAAGAGGTTGTCGAGGAGAAAGTCGATGAAGAACTGGAAACTTTACGTGAGATTCGTGACTTACTGAAGAAATAA
- the rpsJ gene encoding 30S ribosomal protein S10 translates to MATKKIRIRLKAYEHRILDAAAEKIVETAKRTNAEVSGPIPLPTDRSVYTVIRATHKYKDSREQFEMRTHKRLIDIIEPTQKTVDSLMKLDLPSGVNIEIKL, encoded by the coding sequence ATGGCAACTAAAAAAATTCGCATTCGCTTGAAAGCTTACGAACATCGTATCCTTGACGCAGCTGCTGAAAAAATCGTAGAAACTGCTAAACGTACAAACGCAGAAGTAAGTGGTCCAATTCCACTTCCAACTGACCGTAGCGTCTACACTGTTATCCGCGCGACTCACAAATACAAAGACTCACGCGAACAATTCGAAATGCGTACACACAAACGCTTGATCGACATCATCGAACCAACACAAAAAACTGTTGATTCATTGATGAAACTCGATTTGCCAAGTGGTGTAAACATCGAAATTAAACTCTAA
- a CDS encoding MFS transporter, translating to MKLITKNTTFRSLFLCNIFNTLGGNLFTLAFLVYTSTFPNSQFYLSLSAFLMVLPTLLNAFLGSLADWTKDKRRALFLTSWLQTVLFVLVAILIEQRTLTVFLVCVLINLLDELLTLYKSGLELPILQARLQENEIQPAFGLFQGSNSLIEIVGKPVGLALLGLLSNSFANLALINAALYFLSGLVLLESRKFLAIPILPKKFHFSVKEVLGQIAQVFKSEQNSALVLILNVLLINFALNGILALIELAMIKFNPFGHNYGFAITAFNLAFSFGVLLSSLLMKDFFRKKSLSFMLSLLGIMLAIFSVSLLKFGLLALILLFAAGYCFAKINPKLTSLVFENAPKEELAAIRGGISTFFSSASALGVLTFVALANIIGVENTFYLIAMISLITLLPILFLKVKKIY from the coding sequence ATGAAACTCATCACAAAAAACACCACCTTTCGCTCACTTTTCCTCTGCAACATTTTCAACACGCTAGGCGGAAATCTCTTTACACTGGCCTTCCTAGTCTATACCTCAACTTTCCCAAACAGCCAGTTTTACCTGTCTTTATCGGCTTTTCTAATGGTGCTGCCGACACTTTTAAACGCTTTTTTGGGCAGTTTGGCGGATTGGACGAAGGACAAAAGACGGGCTTTATTTCTGACATCCTGGCTGCAAACGGTGCTCTTTGTGTTAGTGGCAATTCTGATTGAACAACGCACGCTGACCGTGTTTTTGGTCTGTGTCTTGATCAATCTGCTTGATGAGTTGCTGACTCTTTATAAAAGCGGCTTAGAGTTACCTATTTTACAGGCGCGACTGCAAGAAAATGAAATCCAGCCCGCTTTTGGACTTTTTCAAGGGAGCAATTCTTTGATTGAAATCGTCGGAAAACCTGTTGGGTTGGCTTTGCTTGGCCTTTTAAGCAATTCCTTTGCCAATCTTGCTTTGATTAACGCGGCTTTGTATTTTCTGTCTGGCTTGGTTTTGCTGGAAAGTCGTAAATTTTTGGCTATCCCAATTCTGCCGAAAAAATTTCATTTTTCAGTTAAAGAAGTGTTAGGTCAAATTGCACAAGTTTTCAAAAGTGAGCAAAATTCTGCTCTGGTTTTGATATTAAACGTACTGCTGATTAACTTCGCGCTCAATGGCATTTTGGCGCTGATTGAACTGGCTATGATAAAATTCAATCCTTTCGGGCATAATTATGGTTTTGCGATTACAGCCTTCAACCTCGCTTTTTCGTTTGGCGTTTTGCTGTCGTCGCTTTTGATGAAAGACTTTTTCCGCAAGAAAAGTTTGAGTTTTATGCTAAGCCTTCTGGGAATCATGCTGGCGATTTTTTCAGTCAGCTTGCTCAAATTTGGGTTACTGGCTCTGATCTTGCTTTTTGCGGCAGGCTACTGTTTTGCCAAAATCAATCCCAAATTAACCAGCCTAGTTTTTGAAAATGCCCCCAAAGAAGAACTGGCAGCCATTCGTGGTGGCATTTCCACCTTCTTTTCTAGTGCCAGCGCTCTGGGCGTGCTGACTTTCGTGGCTTTAGCAAATATAATTGGGGTAGAAAACACTTTTTATCTCATTGCTATGATTTCATTGATAACGCTCTTGCCAATTTTGTTTCTAAAAGTCAAAAAAATTTACTGA
- a CDS encoding MATE family efflux transporter translates to MKSNKAIIKFALPAIIENFLQMLVGISDTMIVAHLSLSAVAAVSLANNLITVYQAIFIALGTIVSSLFAKKLATKMTQKIAQQQLIDAAVKLTLIIGLLLGAFSVLFAHPVLRIFGASGSVLELSTIYLSLVGGLIFLLGLMTTFGAFLRASGNTKTPMWASLLANILNLIFSATLIFGFHLGVLGTALGAVLARLIGTIFLYQKLKEKRPSHHFYRAKINSELIKLSLPAAAERLSMRLGDLLIMMIIVRLGERVFAGNAIGESITQFNYMPVFGMNTVTVILVAQAFAQPDRQSIKSYVKRTYWLSTAMMAVIGFSILLASNVLNALFTADPVAMQASSVVLLFSFLGTFFVTGTTTYTAAFQGMGNTNLPFYATTVGMFGIRLLLGAILALPLKMGLEGVWLAVLLDNFFRFIFLKIKFDRQLKIL, encoded by the coding sequence ATGAAAAGCAATAAAGCAATAATCAAATTTGCTCTCCCAGCAATCATTGAGAATTTTCTACAGATGCTTGTTGGGATAAGCGACACCATGATTGTCGCTCATCTGAGCCTTTCTGCCGTGGCAGCTGTCTCTTTGGCCAACAACCTCATTACCGTTTACCAAGCGATTTTTATCGCTTTAGGCACGATTGTTTCTAGCCTTTTCGCTAAAAAACTGGCCACTAAAATGACACAAAAAATCGCTCAGCAACAGTTGATTGATGCTGCTGTTAAGCTGACCTTAATCATTGGCTTGCTCTTAGGCGCGTTTTCTGTTCTATTTGCACACCCAGTTTTGCGGATTTTTGGGGCAAGTGGGTCAGTACTCGAACTTTCTACCATTTATCTGAGTTTAGTGGGAGGCTTGATTTTTCTGCTCGGCTTGATGACGACTTTTGGCGCTTTTCTGCGAGCTTCTGGCAATACGAAAACACCCATGTGGGCCAGTCTTTTGGCAAATATTTTAAATTTGATTTTTTCGGCAACTCTGATTTTTGGATTTCATCTGGGCGTATTGGGAACAGCCCTAGGCGCTGTCCTTGCTCGTTTGATTGGCACAATCTTTCTCTACCAAAAATTAAAAGAAAAACGTCCGAGCCACCACTTTTACAGAGCAAAAATAAATTCCGAACTCATCAAATTAAGCCTACCAGCCGCGGCAGAACGCTTATCCATGCGACTTGGTGATTTACTCATCATGATGATTATTGTCAGGCTTGGCGAGCGTGTCTTTGCTGGAAATGCCATTGGTGAAAGCATTACGCAGTTTAATTATATGCCCGTCTTTGGTATGAATACGGTCACCGTTATCCTTGTGGCACAAGCTTTCGCCCAACCAGACCGCCAAAGTATCAAATCTTATGTCAAAAGGACTTACTGGCTATCAACAGCCATGATGGCGGTCATTGGATTTTCGATTTTGCTCGCCTCGAATGTCTTAAATGCACTTTTCACAGCTGACCCAGTTGCTATGCAGGCAAGTAGTGTAGTCCTTTTATTCTCGTTTTTGGGAACATTTTTTGTAACAGGTACAACTACCTATACCGCAGCTTTTCAAGGGATGGGTAACACCAACCTCCCCTTTTATGCCACGACCGTAGGAATGTTCGGCATACGATTGCTTCTTGGCGCAATCTTGGCACTCCCTCTAAAAATGGGTCTAGAAGGAGTTTGGTTGGCCGTTTTACTGGATAATTTTTTCCGTTTTATTTTTTTGAAAATAAAATTTGACAGACAACTAAAAATACTGTAA
- a CDS encoding DUF1304 domain-containing protein yields MELFLAICIVLIALEHLFIGLLEMFGKKESQAKAFGFPGAELENQHLRLALSNQGIYNLAFGLVMIGLLVNHAGFIVWAYLLGFVVCVGLYGGATVSKKIWLIQAMPAAIVLVLLILTR; encoded by the coding sequence ATGGAACTTTTTTTGGCGATTTGTATCGTGTTGATTGCGCTGGAGCATCTCTTTATCGGGCTGTTGGAAATGTTTGGTAAAAAGGAAAGCCAAGCGAAAGCTTTTGGTTTTCCAGGCGCAGAATTAGAGAATCAACATTTGCGGTTGGCGCTGTCAAATCAGGGCATTTACAATCTGGCTTTTGGCTTGGTGATGATTGGACTTTTGGTAAATCATGCGGGCTTTATCGTTTGGGCGTATTTACTGGGCTTTGTGGTGTGCGTGGGCCTTTATGGCGGCGCAACGGTGTCGAAAAAAATATGGCTGATTCAAGCAATGCCTGCGGCGATTGTGCTGGTACTTTTGATTTTGACCCGATGA
- the rplC gene encoding 50S ribosomal protein L3: MSKGILGKKVGMTQIFTENGELIPVTVIEATPNTVLQVKTVETDGYEATQVGFDTLREVLTNKPAKGHAAKANTTPKRFVREFKGLEGAEVGAEITVDTFAAGDVVDVTGTSKGKGFQGPIKRHGQSRGPMAHGSRYHRRPGSMGPVAANKVPKGKKLAGRMGNKRVTVQNLVIAQVLPEKNVILVKGNIPGAKKSLIVVKSAIKAK, encoded by the coding sequence ATGTCAAAAGGAATCTTAGGGAAAAAAGTGGGAATGACTCAAATCTTCACTGAAAACGGCGAACTTATCCCCGTAACAGTGATCGAAGCGACTCCTAACACAGTTCTTCAAGTTAAAACTGTTGAAACAGACGGTTATGAAGCAACTCAAGTTGGTTTCGATACACTTCGTGAAGTTTTGACTAACAAACCTGCCAAAGGTCATGCTGCTAAAGCTAATACGACTCCTAAGCGCTTCGTTCGTGAATTCAAAGGACTCGAAGGCGCTGAAGTAGGAGCAGAAATTACTGTTGATACATTTGCAGCTGGAGATGTTGTTGATGTTACCGGAACTTCTAAAGGTAAAGGTTTCCAAGGCCCAATCAAACGTCATGGTCAATCACGTGGTCCTATGGCCCACGGTTCACGTTACCACCGTCGTCCTGGTTCAATGGGTCCTGTTGCAGCTAACAAAGTTCCAAAAGGTAAAAAACTTGCTGGACGTATGGGTAACAAACGCGTTACTGTACAAAACCTTGTTATTGCACAAGTACTTCCTGAAAAGAATGTTATCCTTGTAAAAGGTAACATCCCAGGAGCTAAGAAATCATTGATCGTTGTTAAATCAGCAATCAAAGCTAAATAA
- the secE gene encoding preprotein translocase subunit SecE gives MFKFIGSIITEMKLTTWPTGKQSIRDFFMVIEYTIFFLIFLMIFDWITQNGITFSVQHLLPLLK, from the coding sequence ATGTTTAAATTTATTGGTAGTATCATTACGGAAATGAAATTGACCACTTGGCCAACAGGAAAACAATCAATTCGTGACTTTTTCATGGTAATTGAATATACAATCTTTTTCTTGATTTTCTTGATGATTTTCGACTGGATTACGCAAAACGGAATTACTTTCAGTGTGCAACATTTGCTTCCTTTGCTCAAATAA
- the rpmG gene encoding 50S ribosomal protein L33 gives MLKKAGLACTICGSRNYTLNLSSVAKEKRVEVKKFCRTCGKHTLHKETR, from the coding sequence ATGTTAAAAAAAGCAGGATTAGCGTGTACCATTTGTGGTTCACGAAATTACACACTTAACCTTTCGTCAGTAGCGAAAGAAAAACGCGTTGAAGTCAAAAAGTTTTGCCGGACTTGTGGCAAACACACTTTGCACAAAGAAACGCGTTAA
- a CDS encoding Rgg/GadR/MutR family transcriptional regulator — protein sequence MENESWGSVFRQIRQMKNLSLAQVAGTDKNASRYIMSKQQVSRFELGQSDISLTKIADLLDNLDVSFEEYLYHVRNYQLPSGRALFEKLGQLQEKSDLAQIEQIYQQLQERYAQSQKPSDLWSALEYKAHLARKSYKDYAISQAELQDISDQLFSILEWSQVELYLFAELYDFLADNLVYEFAIELVKRTEFYRQIPENKALVVIIIRDCTHLFIEKGQVERAQQLLKSYERLIASPVVDVYNRKEFLFVKAKYLRLVGEEEAAAQIFKDLATVYEKLDYPETAQFVKSQIKKRHK from the coding sequence ATGGAAAATGAGAGCTGGGGTAGTGTTTTTCGGCAAATTCGTCAGATGAAAAATTTATCACTGGCGCAGGTAGCAGGCACTGACAAAAATGCGTCGCGCTACATCATGTCAAAACAGCAGGTTTCGCGCTTCGAGCTGGGTCAATCCGACATTAGCCTGACCAAAATCGCTGATTTGCTGGACAATCTGGACGTGTCTTTTGAAGAATACCTCTACCACGTCCGCAATTATCAGCTACCCAGCGGCCGCGCCCTCTTTGAAAAGCTGGGTCAGCTCCAAGAAAAGAGCGATTTAGCCCAAATTGAGCAGATCTACCAGCAGCTGCAAGAGCGCTATGCCCAAAGTCAGAAGCCTTCCGACCTCTGGTCAGCCTTGGAATACAAGGCGCATCTGGCGCGCAAGTCCTACAAAGATTACGCGATTAGCCAAGCAGAGCTGCAAGACATCAGCGACCAACTCTTCAGCATTTTGGAATGGAGCCAAGTCGAGCTTTATCTTTTCGCCGAGCTGTACGACTTTCTGGCCGACAATCTGGTCTATGAATTTGCCATTGAGCTGGTCAAGCGCACCGAGTTTTACCGACAAATCCCAGAAAATAAGGCTTTGGTCGTTATCATCATTCGCGACTGCACGCATTTATTCATCGAAAAAGGGCAAGTGGAGCGTGCCCAGCAACTTTTGAAAAGCTACGAGCGCTTGATTGCTAGCCCCGTTGTCGATGTTTACAATCGCAAAGAATTTCTTTTTGTTAAGGCAAAATATTTGCGCTTGGTTGGCGAAGAAGAAGCCGCAGCGCAGATTTTCAAGGATTTGGCGACAGTCTATGAAAAACTAGATTATCCTGAAACAGCGCAATTTGTCAAATCTCAAATTAAAAAGCGTCACAAATAA